From one Diachasmimorpha longicaudata isolate KC_UGA_2023 chromosome 8, iyDiaLong2, whole genome shotgun sequence genomic stretch:
- the LOC135165138 gene encoding protein zer-1 homolog produces MAHLDVIFNSKQYVGPESLADLCFRTICDNLDIISSKDPRGYRNLIKGLVFPSEICDKLIEFAQKNDNIEGDDRFFHIFEDVVATRLRRVRVSHSNISDSSIAAITKHQVTHLAFEDCSLITRVGIEYVNRNSQNLQSLTFRRCPRATLRDLTKYLDFSTNYLKRGYVFHTPNLKHLALDYAEVTPKQYPILLAGLTRLTHLDLSNATDIGSFEFCSSVPHLVSLCLYNVRILGDANCFVENIIKLKGLRHLDLSHSSHKYSSYENANQILSKLVSNLPNLVSLDIGATNLAGRGVAERPMDGETVDYGLCDIQGLACRVNNPLEFLGLYGTREGACRRHDIPAKVIAGDANDEQILTAARVCMNNKPELLQKVLNDLYHVFRYESCKRMNQALCIVLEAMEKHISEKHIQISGSATLFYIVKTKEKRGLVAQMTRRIIGTLLAGMNAHKDEETMMRNGCLALCQFQIPDDVMWNYETLVKVLLHSARHAESEGFVQRIGIYLLNSLACQVEGSKKRLLGKLGCVETMLKLVQYRVECSIFDDVLEVAWSTMWNITDETPINCQRFLDEKGMSLFLRCLKQYPQKEELLRNMMGLLGNVAEVACLRSRLMEQQYVSVFANLLKYDSDEIEVSYNATGILAHMASDGVAAWTVESPSRDQVLAAMVAAIDRWNLITERNINYRSFFPLLRLLDAYHTPQCQHWAVWALANLTQVYPTKYCSLVEAEGGIKKLNMLLTDSRPYLRIKTLAMAVILNCRPDSRPWEQQEHVSSSDTNCSLEG; encoded by the exons ATGGCGCATTTAGATGTGATATTCAACTCCAAGCAGTACGTGGGCCCCGAGAGTCTTGCGGACTTGTGCTTTAGAACGATTTGCGACAATCTtgacatcatatcgagcaAGGACCCCAGGGGTTACAGGAATCTGATCAAAGGATTGGTCTTTCCGAGTGAAATATGCGATAAATTGATCGAGTTTGCACAGAAAAATGACAATATCGAAGGGGATGATCggtttttccatatttttgagGATGTTGTGGCGACGAGGTTGAGACGAGTTAGGGTCTCCCACAGCAACATCAGTGATTCGTCCATTGCTGCCATCACCAAACATCAGGTCACTCATTTGGCTTTTGAGGATTGCAGCCTCATCACTAGGGTGGGAATCGAATATGTCAATAGGAATTCGCAAAATTTACAGAGCCTCACCTTCAGGAGATGCCCCAGGGCCACTCTGCGGGATCTCACCAAGTATctcgatttttcaacaaaCTACTTGAAGCGAGGCTACGTATTTCACACTCCAAATCTCAAGCACTTAGCTCTCGACTACGCTGAAGTCACCCCAAAGCAATACCCAATCCTGCTGGCCGGATTAACTCGTCTCACACACCTCGATTTATCAAATGCCACGGATATTGGGAGCTTCGAATTCTGTTCTTCAGTCCCCCATCTGGTGTCTCTTTGCCTTTACAATGTCAGGATTCTTGGTGATGCTAATTGCTTCGTGgagaatattataaaattaaaaggaTTGAGACACCTCGACTTGTCTCACAGCAGCCACAAGTACAGTTCCTACGAGAACGCCAATCAGATATTGTCAAAACTAGTGTCGAATCTGCCAAACCTCGTGTCCCTGGACATAGGTGCTACGAATCTTGCAGGCAGAGGTGTAGCCGAGCGTCCCATGGACGGTGAAACGGTGGATTACGGCCTCTGCGATATACAGGGTCTCGCCTGTCGAGTGAACAATCCTCTGGAATTTCTGGGGCTTTACGGTACTCGGGAGGGTGCCTGCAGGAGGCATGACATCCCAGCCAAAGTCATTGCAGGCGATGCCAACGACGAGCAGATCCTCACCGCCGCTCGCGTGTGCATGAATAACAAACCCGAATTACTTCAGAAAGTCTTGAACGATCTCTACCATGTGTTCAGGTATGAGAGCTGCAAACGCATGAACCAAGCGTTGTGCATCGTCCTCGAGGCCATGGAGAAACACATCTCCGAGAAGCACATACAGATTTCAGGAAGTGCAACATTATTCTACATTGTCAAGACAAAAGAGAAGAGGGGCCTCGTCGCTCAGATGACGAGACGAATAATCGGTACTCTCCTCGCTGGCATGAACGCCCACAAAGACGAAGAGACTATGATGCGCAATGGGTGTCTGGCACTGTGTCAATTTCAAATACCCGACGATGTCATGTGGAACTATGAGACCCTCGTAAAGGTTCTCTTGCACTCAGCAAGACATGCAGAATCCGAGGGCTTCGTTCAACGGATTGGAATTTACCTGTTGAATTCACTGGCTTGTCAGGTTGAGGGCAGCAAAAAGAGACTGCTTGGAAAGTTGGGATGTGTCGAGACAATGCTTAAGCTTGTCCAGTACAGGGTCGAGTGCAGCATATTCGATGATGTCCTGGAGGTGGCCTGGTCTACGATGTGGAATATAACTGATGAAACACCAATCAACTGTCAGAGATTTTTAGATGAGAAGGGAATGAGCCTCTTCTTGAGATGTCTTAAG CAATATCCACAGAAGGAGGAGTTATTGAGGAATATGATGGGGCTCCTTGGAAACGTTGCTGAGGTTGCTTGTCTACGATCCCGAttgatggaacaacaatacgTATCAGTTTTTGCTAATTTATTGAAGTATGACAGTGATGAGATTGAG GTATCATATAATGCAACGGGAATTCTTGCTCACATGGCATCAGACGGAGTGGCAGCCTGGACGGTGGAAAGCCCCTCTAGGGATCAGGTGCTGGCGGCCATGGTTGCAGCCATCGATCGTTGGAATCTAATTACCGAGCGGAATATAAATTATCGATCGTTTTTCCCATTACTGAGACTTCTCGATGCTTATCACACACCCCAGTGCCAGCACTGGGCCGTCTGGGCACTGGCAAATCTCACGCAAGTATATC caaCAAAATATTGCTCTCTGGTGGAGGCTGAAGGTGGCATAAAAAAGCTGAACATGTTACTGACTGATAGTAGACCATACTTAAGAATAAAAACCCTCGCAATGGCCGTAATATTAAATTGTCGTCCAGACAGTAGACCTTGGGAACAACAGGAACACGTGTCATCGTCCGATACGAATTGTAGTCTAGAAGGTTAA
- the LOC135165160 gene encoding ras-related protein Rab-43 — translation MSIRDPDDLLTYGDEHFDFLFKIVLIGDCGTGKTCVVQRFRAGTFIERHGNTIGVDFSMKTVLINGKKVKLQIWDTAGQERFRTITQSYYRSANGIILVYDITKRSSFLSVQKWIEEVRRYTSSSVMLILVGNKCDLESLREVERSEAEALCTYIPEVLHVIETSAKDNINVDTIFFTIASELKKRHENRQLESKDEEVVKLGDSKTLTSCSSCS, via the exons ATGTCAATTCGGGATCCCGATGATCTGTTAACCTACGGAGACGAGCACtttgattttcttttcaaaattgttttgATTGGGGACTGTGGCACAGGGAAAACGTGCGTTGTGCAAAGATTCAGGGCTGGGACATTTATAGAACGTCATGGGAATACTATTggcgttgatttttcaatgaaaacagTTCTCATTAACGGAAAGAAGGTCAAG tTGCAAATTTGGGATACTGCAGGTCAGGAACGATTTCGAACAATTACCCAGAGTTATTACAGGTCAGCCAATGGTATAATCCTgg TCTACGATATCACGAAGCGATCCAGCTTCCTCAGTGTTCAGAAGTGGATCGAGGAAGTGCGACGATACACGTCTTCCAGTGTTATGTTAATACTAGTAG GCAATAAATGCGACCTAGAAAGCCTGAGAGAGGTAGAAAGGAGTGAAGCCGAGGCCCTATGTACATACATTCCTGAAGTATTACATGTCATCGAAACATCAGccaaagataatattaatgtaGACACAATATTCTTCACTATAGCGTCAGAACTCAAA AAACGACACGAAAATCGCCAGCTGGAATCGAAAGACGAGGAAGTAGTGAAACTGGGTGACAGTAAAACTCTCACCTCGTGCTCCAGCTGCTCGTAA
- the LOC135165151 gene encoding hydroxymethylglutaryl-CoA synthase 1 translates to MWPKDVGIVALELYFPSQYVDQTALEKFDGVSPGKYTVGLGQSKMGFCNDREDINSLCLTVTHRLLDRYKIPPNEIGHLEVGTETILDKSKSVKSVLMQLFEPFGVTDVEGVDSTNACYGGTAAVFNAISWVESSAWDGRYALVVAADNAVYAKGSARPTGGAGALAMLIGPNAPLVFDRGLRASYMRHAYDFYKPDLRSEYPVVDGKLSIQCYLSALDNCYQKYCEKFEKKMSEKVSLRSFDAMLFHSPYCKLVQKSFARLAFMDFLKLKRDEVLEKSPDLEKFHGLPPEKTYFDRDVEKAFMERSLKDFTEKTKPSLFIANLVGNMYTPSVYSGLVSLLISKGIQELVGMRVGVFSYGSGLASSMYSITVRGGDGEEGLKRLLNALGGVRGELEGRRCVEPEEYTRVLDVRERNCHTVPYQPEGSVEGMFPGSYYLVEVDEMHRRKYQRVPCEE, encoded by the coding sequence ATGTGGCCGAAAGACGTTGGAATAGTCGCCCTAGAACTATACTTTCCCTCCCAATACGTGGACCAAACGGCCCTCGAAAAATTCGACGGTGTCTCACCGGGAAAATACACCGTCGGTCTGGGCCAATCGAAGATGGGTTTCTGCAACGATCGAGAGGACATAAACTCTCTCTGCCTGACGGTGACCCATCGTCTCCTGGATCGCTACAAAATCCCCCCGAACGAGATCGGTCACCTGGAGGTCGGTACCGAGACAATTCTCGATAAATCTAAATCAGTCAAGTCGGTGCTGATGCAGCTGTTCGAGCCTTTTGGAGTGACTGATGTGGAAGGCGTAGACTCGACGAACGCTTGCTACGGCGGAACAGCCGCTGTCTTCAACGCAATCTCCTGGGTGGAGAGCAGCGCCTGGGACGGCAGGTATGCCCTGGTGGTGGCAGCCGATAACGCAGTCTACGCGAAGGGCTCGGCGCGACCCACGGGGGGTGCTGGTGCCCTTGCAATGCTCATTGGACCCAATGCACCCCTAGTCTTCGATCGAGGATTGAGAGCCTCGTACATGCGACACGCTTACGACTTCTACAAACCTGATCTCAGGTCGGAGTATCCGGTTGTCGATGGCAAGCTCTCTATCCAATGCTACCTGAGTGCCCTTGACAATTGTTACCAGAAGTACTGCGAGAAGTTCGAGAAGAAGATGAGTGAGAAAGTGTCACTGAGATCCTTCGACGCAATGCTCTTTCACTCACCCTACTGCAAGCTCGTGCAGAAGAGCTTTGCAAGGCTGGCCTTCATGGATTTCCTGAAGCTCAAGAGGGATGAAGTCCTGGAGAAATCTCCGGATTTGGAGAAGTTCCATGGACTTCCTCCCGAGAAAACCTACTTCGATCGAGACGTCGAAAAGGCCTTCATGGAGAGGAGTCTCAAGGACTTCACAGAGAAGACCAAACCCAGTTTGTTCATCGCCAATTTAGTCGGGAACATGTACACACCGAGCGTTTATTCCGGATTAGTTTCTTTATTGATAAGTAAAGGGATACAGGAACTCGTGGGAATGAGAGTTGGAGTGTTCTCATATGGGTCGGGTCTAGCTTCCAGTATGTACTCGATTACTGTGAGGGGGGGAGACGGTGAGGAGGGCCTGAAGAGACTTCTGAACGCCCTTGGGGGAGTCAGAGGAGAGCTGGAAGGGAGGAGGTGTGTGGAGCCGGAGGAGTACACGAGAGTGCTGGACGTCAGGGAGAGAAATTGCCATACTGTGCCCTATCAACCAGAGGGTAGCGTTGAGGGAATGTTCCCGGGGAGCTATTATCTGGTGGAAGTCGATGAGATGCACAGGAGGAAGTACCAGAGGGTACCTTGTGAGGAATGA